TTTTAAAAAAATACTTACCTTACTATGAATATTATCGCCACGTATGAATTTGCATTTGCTGACTGATGATCTCTTGCTCCGGCTATTGCAGGCTTCCGACGAGAATGCATTCCGGGTACTATACCAGCGTTATTGGAAGAAACTATTCACCACGGCCTGTTACAAATTGAAAAGTAAAGAAGCTGCGGAGGAGATTGTACAAAATATTTTTGTCAGTCTGTGGGAGAAGAGAGCCACCTTACAAATCGAAAGTCTTGAAAATTATTTATTTATAGCAGTAAAATATAAGGTCATTAATTATGTGGAGTCTTTAATGGTAAGACAGGCCGGTCAAAAGCAACTGGCAGGGAATACCACGGATGAATCTACAGAGGCGACGATCATGATCAATGACCTGCATGCTGCTATCCAGCAGGCATTGACACAGTTACCGGCTAAGACGAGAGAGGTGTTTACGATGAGTCGTTTTGAAAAATATTCAGTGCGGGAGATTGCGCGGCATATGAACCTGACGGAGAAGGCAGTGGAGTATCATATAACACAAAGCCTGAAATTAATGAGAGTGAGTTTGAAGGATTATATGGTGATAGGGGTGCCATTAATAGTTACATTATTAAAATGAATTAAATTTTCCCTGGCGATATTTCTTTGCTGTATTTGGCTGGCCGAAGGAGGAACCAGCTGCAGGAGGAACCTGCTTCAGGAGGCACTTGCAGAAGGCGAAACCCTCTGCAGGAGGAACCTGCTACAGGAGGGACCCGAGCCCGCAAAAAAGAGGCTTCTACTGAAGGTGGAAGCCTCTTTTTTGTCTATTTTATTTTTTTTTTAAACTATTTAGGGGTTTTCATTTCTGCCCTGACTTTAATAATATAACTGCTATTCATGAACCGAACCGAATTCCGTCTTTTTCTCAAACGTTATGCGGAGAACAAATGTACTCCGGAGGAAATGACCTTAATAGACCACTGGTATGAACTGATCGGCGATGACGAACTACTGTCGTCGATGCAGGAAATGGAATGGCAGGAAACAGAAGACCGCCTCTGGCAAAAGATCAACGAAGGCACGCAGCCAAAAAAATCGTGGGTCATTAAATCGCGGGTTATTAAATGGCGTTGGGCCGCCATCGCCGCCGCCATCTCGGGCATTATCATTGCCACCACCCTGTATACATTTTATTGCAAAGATTGCGACGACACCTATTACGCTGCCGCCGGCAATACAAAAGAATATAACGAGATCAGGAATGACAGCAAAGCCAATCAACAGGTACGACTGGAAGATGGTACAATTGTCAACCTATATCCCGGTGCGGCTATGAAATATCCGCACCACTTTCACACAGCTAAAAGAGAAGTATACTTAAGGGGCAAAGCCTTTTTCGATGTAGGAAAGGATGCCAACCGGCCATTTTATGTATACAGCAACCATCTCGTTACGCACGTACTGGGCACCAGTTTTATGATACAACCCGCCGCCGCCACAGGGCAAGTGGAAGTATCCGTGCGTAGCGGTAAGGTGGAAGTGTATGAACAAACCAATGCCAGTCAGAAACATACTACCGGCGGCGTAATCCTTACCCCGAACCAGCGGGTACTTTACCGCCAGAAGGAAAGCTCCTTCCAGACCACACTGGTCGAAAAACCAGAACCGGTAGTGCCAGTGACAGACATGCCGGGCATGCAATTCAAATTCAGTGACGATGCCCTGCGCACCGTAGTCAATGCACTCGGTAATTACTATGGCGTAGAAATCGTCGTGGAAAACGACAGTCTATACAATTGCCCGTTCACCGGCGCACTTACCCAGCATGATCTCTATACCAGGCTGGATGTGGTATGCCAGACCATCGGGGCCACTTATGAAATAATAGGAACAAGAATACTGATACGGGGAAAAGGATGTAAATAGAACAGTGCACAATGATATAGCCTTCAATAATTATCACTGATACAATTTAACACGTTATGATCACCAAACTACATTCCGGGTGACCGGGGAAGACGTATGCATACAGGATCGCCTGAACGCGCACAGGAACCTCCTGCTAATCAGCCCGGGATCTCGCTATCCTGATACGGGTATGAGATAAATATCCACATCCGCACCTTGCATAATCCCGGTGTGGGCATGAGATAATATCCGCATCCGCACCTTGCATAATCCCGGTGTGGGCATGAGATAATATCCGCATCCGCACCTTGCATAATCCCGGTGTGGGCATGAGATAATATCCACATCCGCACCTTGCATAATCCCGGTACGGCTATGAGATAAATATCCGCATCCGCACCACTGCATAAAAAAAGCCGGCAATGCTGCTACATTACCGGCCTTTACTCCTTATGCAGGAAGGATTTTACCGCCAAACCATTTTTTAACGATCAAATCCACGTAAAAATATGAAAAATAAGCAACTTGTTGCTTTAATGTTGCTCGCAATGAAAGTAACTACCGTGCAAATCGCGCTCTCTATTATCCTTGTATATTCGGTATACGCTACGCCCTCGAAAGCGCAGACCATGCTGGACAAGAAAGTCACGCTCAATGCCGATAAAAAGGAACTGAAAAAAATCATTAACGACATCCAGGGTCAGACCGGTGTTCGCTTTATATTCAGTGCCAGCGCTATCGGAACGGAACGTATTATCAGTTTCAATGTCAAAGACCAGAAACTGAGCGTATTCCTCCAACAGATCTTCCTGCCCCTCCATATCGGGTACAAGGTGGTGGAAGACCAACTGCTGCTCTACAATACCGACATTACCCCAGCCGACAGGGAGGGCAATATTTCCGGTACGGTAAAGAGTAACAAGGGGGAGCTCTTACCCGGCGTCACCATTCAACTTAAAAATATCAATGCATCTGCATTGACGGATGGCGCCGGTCATTTCGAACTGAGAAAGGTACCTGCGGGTACCTATACCATGACTATCTCTTCCGTAGGCTATATTGGAAAGGAACAATCTGTGACTATCACCGACGGTCCTGTCAACATCACGATCGAACTCACGGAAGACGTGCTGCAACTGTCAGGCGTGGTAGTGACCGGGGGGAATCCTAAAAAGAAAATTGAATCCAGTGTGGCCATCACCACTGTGAGCAATAAAGATATTGAAACAAGAGCGCCCCTCAATGCGACCGACCTCCTCAAAGCCATTCCGGGTCTGACGGTCGAAAGCACAGGTGGCGATGGTCCGGGCAATGTATGGGTGCGTGGGTTTCCGCAACAGGGTGGTTATATCTTCCTGGGTATTATGGAAGATGGTCTGCCGGTAGTGCCAACCGGTTATAATTCCATTCCTTCTGCTGACCAGTATTATAAAACAGATCTGACTATCAAAGGTGTGGAAGCCATCAGGGGTGGTAATGCGGCGATCCTGCTGAGCAATACACCTGGCGCGGTGGTGAACAATTTAAGTTATACCGGCGGGGATCAGCAATACGGCAAAGTAAAAGTAACTTCAGGTATGTCTCAGTCCCTGTACCGGGTAGACTTCAATACCGGTGGCAGTATGAGTAGTCATGTGAAATACAATATTGGTGGTTTCTATCGCACTGACAAAGGTGTAGTACCACC
This Chitinophaga sancti DNA region includes the following protein-coding sequences:
- a CDS encoding FecR family protein, whose product is MNRTEFRLFLKRYAENKCTPEEMTLIDHWYELIGDDELLSSMQEMEWQETEDRLWQKINEGTQPKKSWVIKSRVIKWRWAAIAAAISGIIIATTLYTFYCKDCDDTYYAAAGNTKEYNEIRNDSKANQQVRLEDGTIVNLYPGAAMKYPHHFHTAKREVYLRGKAFFDVGKDANRPFYVYSNHLVTHVLGTSFMIQPAAATGQVEVSVRSGKVEVYEQTNASQKHTTGGVILTPNQRVLYRQKESSFQTTLVEKPEPVVPVTDMPGMQFKFSDDALRTVVNALGNYYGVEIVVENDSLYNCPFTGALTQHDLYTRLDVVCQTIGATYEIIGTRILIRGKGCK
- a CDS encoding RNA polymerase sigma-70 factor; this encodes MNLHLLTDDLLLRLLQASDENAFRVLYQRYWKKLFTTACYKLKSKEAAEEIVQNIFVSLWEKRATLQIESLENYLFIAVKYKVINYVESLMVRQAGQKQLAGNTTDESTEATIMINDLHAAIQQALTQLPAKTREVFTMSRFEKYSVREIARHMNLTEKAVEYHITQSLKLMRVSLKDYMVIGVPLIVTLLK